From a single Raphanus sativus cultivar WK10039 chromosome 3, ASM80110v3, whole genome shotgun sequence genomic region:
- the LOC108848100 gene encoding protein NETWORKED 4B, which produces MASSADLSKKQFKKSMTKKSHSWWWDSHNCPKNSKWLAENLEKMDDRVKHMLKLIEEDADSFAKKAQMYYQKRPELIHLVEEFYRMYRALAERYDQASGELQKMHLSGTQSQGSLEKSSPTSQEKSSHPHKEDEEDSSSLSDSDSDSESKSVPDDEDGDEALIRRMADLELELQETKEKLQLQQERLNGANNTDLLQKITVYEGELKEANIKIRMQEEEIANLKIELNRCISSEAETQLGVEKESLHLVKEETKDAGATLFCSTTSGGIVSLSIIIILYCFKKYI; this is translated from the exons ATGGCCTCGTCTGCG GATCTTAGCAAGAAGCAGTTTAAGAAGTCTATGACCAAGAAATCACACTCATGGTGGTGGGACAGTCACAATTGTCCCAAGAACTCGAAGTGGCTTGCAGAAAATCTAGAGA AGATGGATGACCGTGTGAAACACATGTTAAAGTTGATTGAAGAAGACGCAGACTCTTTTGCCAAGAAAGCTCAGATGTATTACCAGAAGCGTCCCGAGTTAATCCACCTTGTGGAGGAGTTTTACCGCATGTACCGCGCTTTGGCTGAGCGTTATGATCAAGCTAGTGGTGAACTTCAGAAAATGCATCTCTCTGGGACACAGTCACAGGGCTCTCTTGAGAAATCATCTCCTACTTCCCAAGAGAAATCGAGTCACCCTCataaggaagatgaagaagactcATCATCTCTGTCTGATTCTGATTCTGATTCTGAGTCTAAATCGGTTCCTGATGATGAAGATGGCGACGAGGCATTGATCCGTAGGATGGCTGATCTAGAACTTGAGCTTCAAGAAACTAAAGAGAAACTCCAGCTACAACAGGAACGTCTTAATGGTGCCAACAACACTGATCTCCTTCAGAAAATTACTGTATATGAAGGAGAGCTTAAAGAAGCTAATATAAAGATTCGAATGCAAGAAGAAGAGATCGCTAATCTGAAGATTGAGCTTAATCGTTGCATTTCCTCTGAAGCAGAAACTCAACTTGGTGTTGAGAAAGAGAGTCTTCATTTGGTTAAAGAGGAAACTAAAGATGCAGGGGCCACTCTTTTCTGCTCAACCACGTCTGGTGGTATTGTGTCTCTTTctattattatcattttgtattgttttaaaaaatacatatga